From the Neoarius graeffei isolate fNeoGra1 chromosome 1, fNeoGra1.pri, whole genome shotgun sequence genome, one window contains:
- the LOC132889401 gene encoding lactose-binding lectin l-2-like, with the protein MARHTEVVLLLIVATAATGLATVVPLSDAYFDKIVQEAEHRRVNGRCSQCCQFGWVQYNRHCFIYKATQMTWAFAEEHCMDLGGHLMSIHNENDYRLAKSLIRTHDPKQNPTWIGLSSCQEHGKWFWSDGTRLAFTKWNLREPNNLNGECCVHMNHSREKNWNDVPCNIKHPFVCAKKLK; encoded by the exons ATGGCTCGTCACACTGAAGTGGTGTTACTTCTTATTGTTGCCACAGCAGCGACAGGTTTGG CTACTGTGGTCCCTCTGTCAG ATGCTTATTTTGATAAGATCGTACAGG AAGCCGAACACCGTCGAGTAAATGGCAGATGTTCCCAATGCTGTCAGTTTGGTTGGGTGCAATATAATAGACACTGCTTCATATATAAGGCCACCCAGATGACCTGGGCTTTTGCTGAG GAACACTGTATGGACCTGGGTGGACACTTGATGTCAATACACAATGAAAATGATTACCGGCTGGCCAAGTCCCTTATCCGTACTCATGACCCCAAGCAGAATCCAACATGGATCGGCCTTTCTAGCTGTCAGGAG CATGGTAAGTGGTTTTGGTCTGATGGCACCAGACTGGCTTTCACCAAGTGGAACCTAAGAGAACCAAATAATCTAAATGGAGAGTGCTGTGTGCATATGAATCACTCCA GAGAGAAGAACTGGAATGACGTTCCCTGTAACATTAAACATCCCTTTGTGTGTGCCAAGAAGCTTAAGTGA